In Runella slithyformis DSM 19594, the DNA window AGCCGCTCGCGGCAGAGCTCCAGCACCCGCGCTTCTTCGGTCGGAGCCATAACACCCGCTTTGAGTTTCATGGCGTTGACGCCCAGTGTCTCGTGCAATTCTTCGCAATAATCGGCCAGGTCTTCGGCCGTTTCATCATGGCCACCGCCCGGACGGTCGTAGCGCCAGAAAAGATACGCAATAAACGGCACTTCACTACGCACACTGCCGCCGAGCAAATCGCTCATGGGGCGTCCCAATACCTTGCCCTGAATGTCCAGACACGCCATTTCGATGGCTGCGTACAAACGGGCATTGGACATGTAATAAATACTGCGCAGTACTTTCAGCTTGAGCGTTTCGAGGTGAAACGGGTCCAGGCCGATAATCCGCGGTTTAAGTTTTTGGAGCGCGCCGCGCTGATCGCCGCCGCCCACTTCTCCGAGCCCAATGATGCCTTCGTCGGTGACGAGTTCCAGAATGGTCCGCAGAAAATAGCCCGGATGCACGCCGGTATTGTGACGTAGTTGTGCATTGAGCGGAATGGCTACGCAACGGGTTTTTAAATCAATAATCTTCATGTGAATTGTGATACGACTTTTTGATAATTAGCTATAATCCGGTCACCTTAAACGCTTTGGCTTGATTTTTATGAATGGAAAATCGCCGTTCAGTAGTTTTGCCGTTGACTGTAATTTTGGCCACGTATTCGCCGTAAAACCCCCGGAAAAAATAGCTTTTCCCCGAAACGGTGGCTTTCAAATTCGTTTTCCATTCCCGGTTTATCAGTCCGTCGAGTACGTCAAAGGCGGGTTTGGGTTTGAGGGCTTCGTCCAGAAATCCACCGCGCCATTTGTCTTCCCCTGCTACGGCCGTTCCGTCGGCCACGTTCCACCAAATGATAGCCTCCACTGCCGGATGACTAAACCAAAGGCGGTAAAAATTACGGGTCAAACGTGCCTGATTTTCCAATCCTTCAGGACCGGCAGGCAAGGCCGGAATCGTAATTTCGGAAACGTGTACCGGAAGATTGTATCGGCCATAGATATCCAAATTTCGAAACAGATCCGACGGGGTCATGGCCTTGCCGGCGACCACGCTGTAATGCAGCGGTTCGCTGAAAAAATGAAACTGCAGCCCAATACCGCCAATTTTGGCTCCCCGGTATTGCAGATTATCAATCAGCAGCTTGTAAGGCGTGTATTCGCGGTGATAGTTTTGCCACGATTCAGTCGTTACTTCGTTGATAAACAGGCGGGTATCGGCGGGGAAATACTTCTGCGCCGTTCTGAACGCTTTGAGCGGATATTCGGGCGGCATGGGCACATGGGGATGGTCTTTCAGTATCTCATTGACCACGTCCCAGGTTTTTATTTTTGACCCGTAACGTCTCGCCAGTTCCCTGATTCTGGCATCAATCAAGGGTTGAATTTTGGCCGTATCGGTGGGTATCCAAGTGGGAACAGCATGGTCGGTGTTATCCCACACCAACGTGTGTCCTTTGGGCGTAATGCCGTTTTTCTCGCAAAAATCCAGCACTACATCAGGCGGCGGGCGGCGATAAACGGCAGGGCTGTTGACCGCAAAGCGAGGTTTGCCCTGCTCGGGTTCGAGGGTTTTCCAATAAAAAGGAACACAGGCTAAATTGAAAAGCGATTTAAACACTTCTTCATAGCGTCGATTCTCGGCCTCGGTTTTAAAGCCTTTTAACATAAAAATATTGGCACCGAACATAAAATCGTGTTTTACCAGCCGAATCTCCAGCTCGGCTGTACCTTTGAGGTCAGGAAACAACAGGGTAAAGTCTCCTTTTCGGTTTTGCTCAATGCCGTCGGCGATGCGTTTTTCCACCGCCGGGTCTTTCCAAAGAGAATCATAACGAGGGGTTTGGGCGAAGGTATGAAACCCACTGAAAATGAGCCCAATAAGCAATTTTTTCATTTATTTATTTTTTGGGTAAAAAAGGTGTTGATAACTTTTTCAATTCGGCATCGCTAAGAGCACGGTCAAACACGGCCAGACCGCCGATTTGTCCCTTAAAGAAATTGCCCATTCCTGCTTTAAGCAGTACGGCTCCTACCGTAAAATCCGACCCATTGCTGCCTATCCCATCGGGAAAGTAATACGGGTTTTTGGAGTGCGTCAGGCCCTCCGGATAGCCGGTAAATCCTTTGGTATGCTCGATCGGTTCGGGCTGACGCGCTTCAAAAGTGCCATTGAAATACGAACGGATATTCGTGCCATCGTACGTAAATGCCACGCAGCACCATTCGTTGGCCGGTACCGTCTGCGTACTTGCCGAATAATCAATCGAATAGGGAAACGGTGGCGTGGGCTTGCCGGTAAGTGAAATATGTCCGCAGACCTGATTACGGCCGTTGTAATGCGGCAACGATACAAACAGTCCATACTGCCGTTTACCGCCGTCTTGGTATTCATTCCAAATCCCCCCCACAAACCCCGTTTGTTCGCCCGTCCATTTCACCCAGCCCATCACGGTCACGCCCTGATTTTTGCCGTAAATATTGAGCTTGCCGAGTTCGGCATTGGGCAAGGAAAGAAAGGCTTTGTTGCCAAAAAGCGTCGAGTAGCCCGACAACGGCCCTTCATTGATGCGCGGCAGGGTCCCGTTTTGTTCCGTTAACGGAAAATCAGCGGCACCGATTGCTTTTCTAGGCAGCCCTTCTTCCTCTTTGAAATCCCACAGGGCTACCAGCCCTTTAGTTATCAGGAGTTGTTGCATGGAGTTCGTTTTGGATTGCCCATGCACACTGCCGGAAAGTAATCCCAAAAAGAGCAAGAGGCATGAGCAATGGAACGGAATGTTTTTTTTCATTTGTATTAGTACCCCGGATTTTGATCTTTGCACGGGTCGAGGGCGGTGTTAAAATTCAATTCCCCTACCGGAATCGGCCAGAGCAAATGTTTGTCGGCCACGTCTTTGCCCGTAGCGGCTTTGATAATTTCTCTCAATTTTGGCGTACCCAATCTTTTCAGATCGAGCCAGCGTTTACCTTCGTATTGGGTTTCATAGCCTCTTTCCCTCAATACCAGATCGTTGAACGTAGCAGCGGTATAATCCGCCAATTTGAAATCAACGGTTGAGGGAGTTGTTATGGGTCTGCCATACGCCCGGCGACGTACCTGATTGAGGGCTTCCATCGCGGCAGCTGTTGGCGCATTACCTGCCCGGCAGGCTGCTTCTGCATACAGTAAAAGCACATCGGCGTAGCGATATATTGGAAAATCATTGCCCGCTGCCGTACCCGAAGGCGCGAGAGGGTCCGAAAATTTCTTGCATAACAGGCTGTTTGCCCCCAATCCAATGTTCCAACTCACCCAATTATAGCTTTTCCGCAAATCGTTGTTATCCCAAGTTCTATAAACGGGGTTGGTTTGAGAGTCGGTATAATGGGCAAAAAAACCGCCCGCTCCGTGCAAACGGGTGCCCGGGTGATGGGCAAACATAGCCAAATACATACCCTGATTATTCTGACGGGTCATTTTCAGGTAAAAAATTTCTTCGGGAGAAGTCACTACGGTTGGGCCGAACACCTTATCAAAATCGGCGGCAACAGTAACAGGTATGAGGGAAAACTGTCCCGATTTAATGATCTCATCGGCTTTGTCGCGGGCTTCGGCATATTGATTTAAGGTAAAATACACCTCAGCCAAAGCCGCTTTGGCGGCCCATTTGGTGGCACGGCCTACTTGAGCACCTTTGTCGGGGAGGTTGGTTTCTGCTTCTTTGAGGTCAGCAATGATTAATTTGTACACCTCTTCGGCGGTACTGCGTTTTACGTTTGGCTCGGTGAGCGTGGCTTCGGTTCGAATCGGAACGCCGCCCCAATTCCTAACCAGCCAAAAATAATTGTACGCCCGTAAAAATTTGGCTTCAGCCACATACTTTACGATATCGGCCTGACTGATACGTGAGCCTTTGGGGGCATTTTGAATCACTAAGTTGGCGTTGCGAATGCTGAGGTAAAACAATCGCCAACCCTCGTCGGTACGGGGAATGTTGGTACTGTTAAGGCCCTGAAAATCACTCAATACCTGATAGCTGCCACGTCCGTAGCTGTAATCGGTATAAGCTTCCACCTGCGCACCAAGCTGACCGCTGATGCCATTGACCGCTCGCAATTCTTGATAGGCAGCGTTCACTGCAGTTTCCACTTCGGCCGCTGTGTTATAAAAGGTTTCAACGGCCACGGCTTTGGGGGCCTCCACCAAAACGTCAGAACAGCCCCCCGCCCCCCAAAGGAGGAGGATGAAGGCCAATATTTTGAATATATTTTTCATTTTAAATGTTGTTTATTTCTAAAAATGCGATGATAATTCCCAAGGCGGGATTCAGGCTTGGCTTTTAAAAGCCTACGCGGAGGCCAAACGTTACCGCTTTGGAAGTGGGGTAACTGTAATGGTCAATGCCCTGTCCGATGGAGTTGGCTCCGCCCTGCGAGTTGGTTTCGGGGTCCCACCACGAGTACTTCGTAAATGTCAGCAGGTTTTGACCGCCGGCGTAGATTTGGGCGGTACGCATCCAATTCACACGCCATTTTTGCAGCGGCAAACTGTACGCCAACTGAATGTTGCGCAGGCGCAGGTACGAGCCGTCTTCCACCAGTCGATCGGAATAATTGTAGCTGTTTGACCGCGAAATCACGGGGTATTTGGCGTTTGGATTGGTCGGAGACCAGTGATTATACAGTACTTCACGGGGCATATTGAGACCGAATCCGTAATCAAGTGTGTTGTTGATCGAACTCACGTTCAGCAGATCATTGCCCTGCGTACCCTGCAAAAACAGGGTCAGTTCCAGCCCTTTGTAGCTCATGACAGAGTTGAGGCCGTAAATAAAATCAGGATTGGGGTTGCCGATGATGGTTTTGTCGAGTTGGTTGATCAGCCCGTCGGCGTTCAGATCTTTGTATTTTTCTTTCCCCAAATCGGTATAACCGTCTTTTACATAACCGAAAAAGACACTCATTGGCTGTCCTTCGCGGAGCAGGTTGGCATTGTCGTTGATGAGCGTTACGCCCACCGAGCCGCCCAAAATATCGGCTCCGTTGTATAGTTTCATTACCTTGTTACGATTGAAAGAAATATTGCCCCCAATATCCCATTTAAAGTCTTTATCGATCACGCGGGCGTCCAAGGCAATTTCCACGCCTTTGTTTTGGATTTGGCCTACGTTCTGAATGGTGCTGGTAAAGCCAAAACCGATGGGGAGCTGTACGGTGTTGAGGAGGTCGCGGGTGTTTTTTACGTAATAATCCAGCGTCAAACGGTAACGGTTATTGTTAAATGCCGCATCAATACCGAAATCGGCCTGTTCGGTGGTTTCCCACTTCAAGTTGCCGGGCAGGCGAGTGCCGGGGGCAAAAGTGTTATACAACGCATCGTCAAAAACCGTTTTGCCTGCCCCCAAGTTGTTGAGTGTGGCATAGGGACTAATGGCCTGACTGCCCGTTTGCCCCCAACTCGCACGTATTTTTAAGTCAGAAATAAAAGAGGAGTTTTTAAGAAACTCTTCTTCCGACACGCGCCAGGCCAGTGCCGCCGACGGAAAATACCCCCATTTGTTGCCTTCACTGTAGCGGGAAGAGCCGTCGGCGCGGAAACTGACGGTGGCCAAATACTTGCTGTTGTAGCTGTAATTGACCCGACCCAAATAAGAAAGCAAAGTAGCAAAGGAATAACCTGAACTCGGAATGCCGGGCGTATTAGCGGAGCCAAGGTTGGCGGTTTCGGTGACGTTACTCAAAAAACCCACACCCGAGCCACCCAGTGAGGTATTCAAAAAGTCTTGGTACGTAAAACCCGCCACCGCCGAGAGGCTGTGCTTGCCGAAACTTTTGGTGTAGCTGACGGTATTTTCACTCAACAAACTCCGACCCTGTGTGGTGGACACGTTTGCCGAACCCTGTGAATTGATAAAATTGGTGGTGGTATAGCTGTCGTTACGGTCGTCGCTGTTTTCGATACCACCCGAAATTTTAATGACCAATCCTTCAAACGGCTTGAAGGTCAGGGCCACGTTGGCCAGCACCCGATTGGCGGTGATATCGTCGGTTTGCTCATTGACGTAATTCAGTGGGTTCGTGATCACATTGGAAATAAACGGATAGGCCGTTGCCAATACCCGATAACTTCCATCATCGTTGTAAGGTGTCAGCGTGGGAGGGGCCGAAATAGCCGCCGAGATCAGGGAGCCGCCCCGGTTTCCACCGCCGTTGTTTTGACGACTCGTCTGAATATTGGTCAATGTAGCCCCATAAGAAAGATTAAATTTTTTGCTAACGTCAGTAGTCACATTGGCGCGGAGCGAATACCGATTGTAATCGCTGCCGATGATGATGCCCTGCTGTCCGAAAATGCTCCCGCCAATGGAGAAACGCGTTTTTTCGTTCCCTCCGCTGACGGTAAGGTTATGGGTTTGCATGGGTGCTTTGCGAAAAATGAGGTCTTGCCAGTCGTATCCTTCCCCAAAACCGTCAATCTGCGCCTGCGTAAAATACGGAGCCACTTTGTCATTGACGGCCTGCATATTATAAAATGTGGCGTATTCTTTGGCATTCATCAGGTCGAGTTTTTTGCGCAGGGTTTGAATGCTGTAACTGCCTTCATAATCCACCTGCGTCTTGCCCGCTTTGCCCTGTTTAGTGGTGATGAGTACTACGCCGTTGGCCCCCCGCGAGCCGTAAATAGCCGTGGCGGAAGCATCTTTCAGGATTTCGATGGACTCAATGTCGGAGTTGTTAAGAATCGTTGGATTGCTGCCCGAAGTAGGAAACCCATCTACCACATACAGCGGCTCATTGCTGCCCTGTACGGAGTTGGTTCCCCTGATTCGTACGCTGACGTTGGCACCCGGCGCTCCTGTATTCTGGGTAACCTGCACGCCCGGCGCCCGGCCCGAAAGCGCCTGAAGTACATTGTTGGCCGGGAAGGCATTGATTTCTTTTGATTTTACAGAAGCCAGCGAACCCGTCAGGTCACTTTTTTTGACGGTTCCGTAGCCTACCACCACTACTTCGTTCAGTTGGCGGTTGTCCAACTCCAGTGAAACATCCAGTGTCGTTTGGTTTCCTACCGTTACCTCTTTCGGCGTATAGCCCACAAATGAAAAAACCAAGACCGCATTGGTCGGTACCGGCATTTTAAACGTCCCGTTGGCATCGGTTGTCGTTCCGGCATTCATTCCTTTTACCAGAATACTTACTCCCGGAAGCGGAGCACTGTCGTTTGCACCCATGACCCTCCCCGAAACGGAGCGGTCCTGTGCCATTGTCGGAAGTGCCGAAAACAGGAAATAGATTCCTGTGATCCAAGCATAAACTTTGAATTTCATTGGTTGTTGGTTTGGAATAAATTTTATATTATAAAAATCAATTTTATTTTGTTACAATTATCATAACAAATACAAATCGGACCAAATTTTTCAGGGATTTTTTTTCATTATTCTTATGAGAGGGCAAAAAAGAAACCCCGTCCGATTCCTGAAAATCAGACGGGGTAAAGGAAGAAAGAGGGTAATTA includes these proteins:
- a CDS encoding endo-1,4-beta-xylanase, with the protein product MKKLLIGLIFSGFHTFAQTPRYDSLWKDPAVEKRIADGIEQNRKGDFTLLFPDLKGTAELEIRLVKHDFMFGANIFMLKGFKTEAENRRYEEVFKSLFNLACVPFYWKTLEPEQGKPRFAVNSPAVYRRPPPDVVLDFCEKNGITPKGHTLVWDNTDHAVPTWIPTDTAKIQPLIDARIRELARRYGSKIKTWDVVNEILKDHPHVPMPPEYPLKAFRTAQKYFPADTRLFINEVTTESWQNYHREYTPYKLLIDNLQYRGAKIGGIGLQFHFFSEPLHYSVVAGKAMTPSDLFRNLDIYGRYNLPVHVSEITIPALPAGPEGLENQARLTRNFYRLWFSHPAVEAIIWWNVADGTAVAGEDKWRGGFLDEALKPKPAFDVLDGLINREWKTNLKATVSGKSYFFRGFYGEYVAKITVNGKTTERRFSIHKNQAKAFKVTGL
- a CDS encoding RagB/SusD family nutrient uptake outer membrane protein, producing the protein MKNIFKILAFILLLWGAGGCSDVLVEAPKAVAVETFYNTAAEVETAVNAAYQELRAVNGISGQLGAQVEAYTDYSYGRGSYQVLSDFQGLNSTNIPRTDEGWRLFYLSIRNANLVIQNAPKGSRISQADIVKYVAEAKFLRAYNYFWLVRNWGGVPIRTEATLTEPNVKRSTAEEVYKLIIADLKEAETNLPDKGAQVGRATKWAAKAALAEVYFTLNQYAEARDKADEIIKSGQFSLIPVTVAADFDKVFGPTVVTSPEEIFYLKMTRQNNQGMYLAMFAHHPGTRLHGAGGFFAHYTDSQTNPVYRTWDNNDLRKSYNWVSWNIGLGANSLLCKKFSDPLAPSGTAAGNDFPIYRYADVLLLYAEAACRAGNAPTAAAMEALNQVRRRAYGRPITTPSTVDFKLADYTAATFNDLVLRERGYETQYEGKRWLDLKRLGTPKLREIIKAATGKDVADKHLLWPIPVGELNFNTALDPCKDQNPGY
- a CDS encoding LamG domain-containing protein, translating into MQQLLITKGLVALWDFKEEEGLPRKAIGAADFPLTEQNGTLPRINEGPLSGYSTLFGNKAFLSLPNAELGKLNIYGKNQGVTVMGWVKWTGEQTGFVGGIWNEYQDGGKRQYGLFVSLPHYNGRNQVCGHISLTGKPTPPFPYSIDYSASTQTVPANEWCCVAFTYDGTNIRSYFNGTFEARQPEPIEHTKGFTGYPEGLTHSKNPYYFPDGIGSNGSDFTVGAVLLKAGMGNFFKGQIGGLAVFDRALSDAELKKLSTPFLPKK
- a CDS encoding SusC/RagA family TonB-linked outer membrane protein, encoding MKFKVYAWITGIYFLFSALPTMAQDRSVSGRVMGANDSAPLPGVSILVKGMNAGTTTDANGTFKMPVPTNAVLVFSFVGYTPKEVTVGNQTTLDVSLELDNRQLNEVVVVGYGTVKKSDLTGSLASVKSKEINAFPANNVLQALSGRAPGVQVTQNTGAPGANVSVRIRGTNSVQGSNEPLYVVDGFPTSGSNPTILNNSDIESIEILKDASATAIYGSRGANGVVLITTKQGKAGKTQVDYEGSYSIQTLRKKLDLMNAKEYATFYNMQAVNDKVAPYFTQAQIDGFGEGYDWQDLIFRKAPMQTHNLTVSGGNEKTRFSIGGSIFGQQGIIIGSDYNRYSLRANVTTDVSKKFNLSYGATLTNIQTSRQNNGGGNRGGSLISAAISAPPTLTPYNDDGSYRVLATAYPFISNVITNPLNYVNEQTDDITANRVLANVALTFKPFEGLVIKISGGIENSDDRNDSYTTTNFINSQGSANVSTTQGRSLLSENTVSYTKSFGKHSLSAVAGFTYQDFLNTSLGGSGVGFLSNVTETANLGSANTPGIPSSGYSFATLLSYLGRVNYSYNSKYLATVSFRADGSSRYSEGNKWGYFPSAALAWRVSEEEFLKNSSFISDLKIRASWGQTGSQAISPYATLNNLGAGKTVFDDALYNTFAPGTRLPGNLKWETTEQADFGIDAAFNNNRYRLTLDYYVKNTRDLLNTVQLPIGFGFTSTIQNVGQIQNKGVEIALDARVIDKDFKWDIGGNISFNRNKVMKLYNGADILGGSVGVTLINDNANLLREGQPMSVFFGYVKDGYTDLGKEKYKDLNADGLINQLDKTIIGNPNPDFIYGLNSVMSYKGLELTLFLQGTQGNDLLNVSSINNTLDYGFGLNMPREVLYNHWSPTNPNAKYPVISRSNSYNYSDRLVEDGSYLRLRNIQLAYSLPLQKWRVNWMRTAQIYAGGQNLLTFTKYSWWDPETNSQGGANSIGQGIDHYSYPTSKAVTFGLRVGF